In Ureibacillus thermophilus, the genomic stretch TGGCACATTCCATTTTGATTACGACCGTCCACAATCCATCGGCCGCGTCAAACCATTCTACGGCAACTTCGGCATCAATGTGAGAGCCTATGCCTATATTCGCTCCATGGGGCCTGAAGGATTAAAATTGGTAACAGAATATGCGGTGTTAAATGCCAACTACATGATGAGAAGACTGGCACCATATTTCGATTTGCCATATGATCGCCATTGCAAACACGAATTCGTATTATCTGGCCGCCGTCAGAAAAAACTTGGCGTTCGCACGTTGGATATTGCTAAACGGCTTCTTGATTTCGGCTATCATCCGCCGACGATTTACTTCCCGCTTATCGTGGAAGAGGGCATGATGATTGAGCCAACGGAAACGGAATCAAAAGAAACTTTAGATGCCTTCTGTGATGCCTTAATTCAAATTGCAAAAGAAGCGGAAGAAAACCCTTCGATTGTACAAGAAGCGCCTCATACAACCGTTGTAAGCCGTTTAGATGAAACTCAAGCGGCAAGACATCCGATTTTGCGTTACCAAAAACAATAATAAAAAATATCCATGAGCTTAGCCCTCATGGATATTTTTATATGATTTTTATATGTTTTCATAAGATAGACGTATCAGAATAAACATAACGAGAAAGTTAATTTTTTGTTTTCACTTTTCCTGTCCAAGTTTTAAAACCGCCTTGTAGTTGATAAAGCTGGTTGTAGCCTTTTTTCTTTAAGAATAAAGCTGCCCGGGAACTTCTTGTCATATTTTGGCAATATAAATAGACAGGTAAATCTGGTCGAATTTCTTTGTAACGTTGACGCAATTGGGTGAAAGGAATATTGCGAGCCCCTAAAATGTGGCCCGATTCGAATTCTTTTGTTTCGCGAACGTCAATCAACTGAGCTTTTCGATAGCCTTTAATAAATTCCTCCTGCGTCAAATTTGTGACAGCTTTTTTCAATCGGAATGAGCTAATGAGTACATAGATAATGATAGCACCTAGTATAATTGCAATCGTATATAATACTGTTGCCACTTCAAAATATCTCCTTTCTATTACAAGAACATTATAAATAAGAATAGGGCATAATGCTAGGAATTTCTTTAGCCTCAATGATTGATAGCCATTTATAAATATTGCTCACACACTTTGTTTTACACGGAGATCTAAACGACTGCAAAACTCCTTGGAATTGGGGAAATCATGCAGATGTACTATTGAAAAACACAATCCAATCAAAAGAGCCGAAACGATTCATCGTTCGGCCTTTTTGATTGGGTCTATTGTATATAGTTGGAAAGATTTTTTTAGAACATCAATTTTGCCGGAAGTTGACAACGACTTTTCTATATAGGAATTGAAATAAACGGGAATATCTTAAAATACTGTTTGACAAAGAATGTGGGAAGCGAATAACTGGATGAAATAGGATGGTTATTTTGGGCGAGATGAGAGATTCCAATCATCAGAAGTTGAAATGGCTATTTTTCAGTTTCATATTGTTCTTCGGCTAATTCGAGCAGATTCAATTTTTGTAACTTGTTCTTTGGAATCAAGAAGGTTGCTGTCACAACACCTGGATGGCGTCCAATTTCGATTGATCCATTAATTGTAGCGCGGTTCATGACTTCGGGTACCGACATATCCAATAAATTGGCTGCACGGTTTAATGCGTTGTCTGTTGCGATGTTTAAGTTTTCACCCGTACCAATAAAGGAAAGAGGGAGAGATTCCTCAAGGGTTTCAAAGCCAAACGTTTTTGCCAATTTTTGTGCGGCAATGAGTTCTTCTTTTGAAAATGGTTTGGCTGTGTATGGTAAATCTTCTATATTTGGTAGTAAAATCGGTCCTTCAATGGTCAATCCTTT encodes the following:
- a CDS encoding rhodanese-like domain-containing protein — its product is MATVLYTIAIILGAIIIYVLISSFRLKKAVTNLTQEEFIKGYRKAQLIDVRETKEFESGHILGARNIPFTQLRQRYKEIRPDLPVYLYCQNMTRSSRAALFLKKKGYNQLYQLQGGFKTWTGKVKTKN